One window of Burkholderia vietnamiensis LMG 10929 genomic DNA carries:
- a CDS encoding bifunctional ADP-dependent NAD(P)H-hydrate dehydratase/NAD(P)H-hydrate epimerase produces MTTTAHPPLAAAPIALLRVADLRAAEAAATAALPPHTLMARAGAAAARWLSERMTDDERPVWFAVGPGNNGGDALVAAAQLQQLGVATHAWMPVTVKPDDAQWALGLARAAGVPLSTEPPASLDDYAWVVDGLFGIGLARALDGPFAAQAERIAAHARSGGRVLALDVPSGLDSDTGRIVGAGAAVVATHTLTFIGAKPGLYTGDGRDLAGAIEIASLDVAPPAAPAVVLNAPARFAAALPARAFASHKGTFGSLAVIGGDTGMCGAPILAARAALFAGAGKVHVGFLGTGAPPYDPPFPELMLHPADGVDLDAMSAIAAGCGLGTRDAAAALVRRVLAHGAATLLDADALNLVATHADLAAAVAARDGACVLTPHPLEAARLLGSDTASVQHDRLAAAQALAARYASIVVLKGSGTVIAAPDGRLTINPTGNAALATGGTGDVLGGLIGALLAQRVAPYEAALAGVYLHGLAADTLTASGTGPAGLTAGELAPMVRTLINRLFYPSPRADI; encoded by the coding sequence ATGACCACCACTGCCCACCCGCCCCTCGCCGCCGCTCCGATCGCCCTGCTGCGCGTCGCCGATCTGCGCGCCGCCGAAGCCGCCGCGACGGCCGCGCTGCCGCCGCATACGCTGATGGCGCGCGCCGGCGCGGCCGCCGCCCGCTGGCTGTCCGAACGAATGACCGACGATGAACGCCCGGTGTGGTTCGCGGTCGGCCCCGGCAACAACGGCGGCGACGCGCTGGTGGCCGCCGCGCAGCTGCAGCAGCTCGGCGTCGCGACCCACGCCTGGATGCCCGTGACCGTGAAGCCGGACGACGCACAATGGGCGCTCGGGCTGGCGCGCGCGGCCGGCGTGCCGCTGTCGACCGAGCCGCCCGCTTCGCTCGACGATTACGCATGGGTAGTCGACGGATTGTTCGGGATCGGCCTGGCGCGCGCGCTCGACGGCCCGTTCGCCGCCCAGGCCGAGCGCATCGCCGCGCACGCGCGCAGCGGCGGCCGGGTGCTCGCGCTCGACGTGCCGAGCGGGCTCGACAGCGACACCGGGCGCATCGTCGGCGCCGGCGCCGCGGTCGTCGCCACACATACGCTCACCTTCATCGGCGCGAAGCCGGGCCTTTACACGGGCGACGGCCGCGACCTCGCCGGCGCCATCGAGATCGCGTCGCTCGACGTCGCGCCGCCGGCTGCGCCGGCCGTCGTGCTGAACGCGCCCGCGCGCTTCGCCGCCGCCCTGCCCGCGCGCGCGTTCGCGTCGCACAAGGGCACGTTCGGCAGCCTCGCGGTGATCGGCGGCGACACGGGCATGTGCGGCGCGCCGATCCTCGCCGCGCGCGCGGCGCTGTTCGCCGGCGCCGGCAAGGTGCACGTGGGCTTTCTCGGCACCGGCGCGCCGCCGTACGACCCGCCGTTTCCCGAGCTGATGCTGCATCCGGCGGACGGCGTCGATCTCGATGCGATGTCCGCGATCGCCGCCGGATGCGGTCTCGGCACCCGCGACGCGGCGGCCGCGCTCGTGCGCCGCGTGCTCGCGCACGGCGCCGCGACGCTGCTCGACGCCGATGCGCTGAACCTCGTCGCGACGCACGCCGATCTCGCGGCCGCCGTCGCCGCGCGCGACGGCGCGTGCGTGCTGACGCCGCATCCGCTCGAGGCCGCACGGCTGCTCGGCAGCGACACCGCGTCGGTGCAGCACGACCGGCTGGCCGCGGCGCAGGCGCTCGCCGCCCGCTATGCAAGCATCGTCGTCCTGAAGGGTTCGGGCACGGTGATCGCCGCACCCGACGGACGCCTGACGATCAACCCCACCGGCAACGCGGCGCTCGCGACGGGCGGCACCGGCGACGTGCTCGGCGGCCTGATCGGCGCGCTGCTCGCGCAACGTGTCGCGCCGTACGAAGCGGCGCTGGCCGGCGTCTACCTGCACGGTCTCGCGGCCGACACGCTGACCGCGAGCGGCACGGGCCCGGCCGGCCTCACCGCCGGCGAGCTCGCGCCGATGGTGCGCACGCTGATCAATCGCCTTTTTTACCCGTCGCCGCGCGCGGACATATAA
- a CDS encoding septation protein A, which translates to MKFLFDLFPIILFFAAFKVWGIFTATAVAIAATLAQVAWVAFRHRKVDTMLWVSLGVIVVFGGATLVLHDEKFIQWKPTVLYWLFAIGLLAARYAFGNNLIEKMMGKQLTLPHPVWDKLNVAWALFFAVLGLANLYVVHNFTESQWVNFKLFGTTGAMVVFIILQSLWLTKYLKDE; encoded by the coding sequence ATGAAATTCCTGTTCGATCTGTTTCCGATCATCCTGTTTTTCGCCGCCTTCAAGGTCTGGGGCATCTTCACCGCCACCGCCGTCGCGATCGCGGCAACGCTGGCCCAGGTCGCGTGGGTCGCGTTCCGGCACCGGAAAGTCGACACGATGCTGTGGGTCAGTCTCGGTGTGATCGTCGTGTTCGGCGGCGCCACCCTCGTCCTGCATGACGAGAAATTCATTCAATGGAAACCGACTGTGCTGTACTGGCTGTTTGCGATCGGGCTGCTCGCCGCGCGCTATGCGTTCGGCAACAACCTGATCGAGAAAATGATGGGCAAGCAGCTCACGCTGCCGCACCCCGTGTGGGACAAGCTGAACGTCGCATGGGCGCTGTTCTTCGCGGTGCTCGGCCTCGCGAACCTGTACGTGGTGCACAACTTCACCGAATCGCAATGGGTGAACTTCAAGCTGTTCGGCACGACCGGCGCGATGGTCGTGTTCATCATCCTGCAGAGCCTGTGGCTCACGAAATATCTGAAGGACGAGTGA
- a CDS encoding GNAT family N-acetyltransferase has product MFDPHAPVDIVTLRDERARDVDAIGRVIAAAFAGEPRQGQRERQIVDALRAAGALGVSLVAEHDDRVIGHIAFSPVAIGGASPDSRWYALAPLAVRPDCRRQSVGAGLVRTGLDALRRLGAHGCVVLGDPAYYARFGFAPCSDLALHGAPAGRLLALALDAHAPRPSGDVRYHDAFDLG; this is encoded by the coding sequence ATGTTCGATCCACACGCGCCGGTCGACATCGTCACGTTGCGCGACGAACGCGCGCGCGACGTCGATGCGATCGGTCGCGTGATCGCGGCCGCATTTGCCGGCGAGCCGCGGCAAGGCCAGCGCGAGCGGCAGATCGTCGACGCGCTGCGCGCGGCCGGCGCGCTCGGCGTGTCACTGGTCGCCGAGCATGACGACCGCGTGATCGGCCACATCGCGTTTTCGCCGGTTGCGATCGGCGGCGCGTCGCCGGACAGCCGTTGGTATGCGCTCGCGCCGCTCGCGGTGCGGCCCGATTGCAGGCGGCAGAGCGTCGGCGCGGGGCTCGTGCGCACCGGGCTCGATGCGCTGCGCCGGCTCGGGGCACATGGTTGCGTCGTGCTCGGCGATCCCGCGTACTACGCGCGGTTCGGCTTTGCGCCTTGCAGCGATCTGGCGTTGCACGGTGCGCCGGCCGGGCGTTTGCTTGCGCTGGCGCTCGATGCACACGCGCCGCGGCCGTCGGGCGACGTTCGCTATCACGACGCGTTCGACCTCGGCTAG
- the pgi gene encoding glucose-6-phosphate isomerase has protein sequence MTLNSLPAWTALQSHFAEIRHARLRDWFAPENDRAPTRAERFTIAGGGLAADFSKNRINDDTLRLLVQLARDTRVEARRDAMFAGDVVNPTEGRAALHTALRATDPNAPFHAQVSAERAKMASFARAVRSGAWTGHTGKRIRHVINIGIGGSDLGPKMVTHALHHVATPDISTHFVSNVDGADLARVLEQVDPEETLAIIVSKTFTTLETMTNARSLRDWFIARGCPEDALAKHFVGVSANPSEVVRFGIAADNVFEMWDWVGGRYSLWSAVGLSIMIAVGPEQFDELLAGANDMDRHFREAPLERNLPVLLGMIGIWYRNFFGSQSYLVAPYSEALHYLPSYLQQLEMESNGKSARLDGTFVDYPTSAVTWGEPGTNGQHAFFQMLHQGPTIVPIDFIAVLTPEHPLASHHPKLLANCFAQSEALMLGRTLDEARKIAGPGEEALAPHLTFPGNRPTTTLLVDALTPRTLGALIALYEHKVLVQATVWDINPFDQWGVELGKILGKVVEADLSADSVDPAKHDSSTTALIERARAALKR, from the coding sequence ATGACGCTGAATTCGCTCCCCGCCTGGACTGCCCTCCAATCCCACTTCGCCGAGATCCGCCATGCGCGGCTGCGCGACTGGTTCGCACCCGAAAACGATCGCGCGCCGACCCGCGCCGAACGCTTCACGATCGCCGGCGGCGGCCTCGCCGCCGATTTCTCGAAGAACCGCATCAACGACGACACGCTGCGCCTGCTCGTGCAACTGGCGCGCGACACACGCGTCGAAGCGCGCCGCGACGCGATGTTCGCCGGCGACGTCGTCAACCCGACGGAAGGCCGCGCCGCATTGCATACGGCGCTGCGCGCGACCGATCCGAACGCCCCGTTCCACGCGCAGGTCAGCGCCGAACGCGCGAAGATGGCGAGCTTCGCGCGCGCCGTGCGCAGCGGCGCGTGGACGGGCCATACCGGCAAGCGCATCCGCCACGTGATCAATATCGGCATCGGCGGCTCGGATCTCGGGCCGAAGATGGTCACGCACGCGCTGCATCACGTCGCGACGCCGGACATCTCGACCCACTTCGTGTCGAACGTCGACGGCGCCGATCTCGCGCGCGTGCTCGAGCAGGTCGATCCGGAAGAAACGCTCGCGATCATCGTGTCGAAAACCTTCACGACGCTCGAGACGATGACGAACGCACGCTCGCTGCGCGACTGGTTCATCGCGCGCGGCTGCCCCGAGGATGCGCTCGCGAAGCACTTCGTCGGCGTGTCGGCGAACCCGTCCGAAGTCGTCAGGTTCGGCATCGCGGCGGACAACGTGTTCGAAATGTGGGACTGGGTCGGCGGCCGCTATTCGCTGTGGTCGGCGGTCGGCCTGTCGATCATGATCGCGGTCGGGCCCGAGCAGTTCGACGAACTGCTCGCCGGCGCGAACGACATGGACCGCCATTTCCGCGAAGCGCCGCTCGAGCGCAACCTGCCGGTGCTGCTGGGCATGATCGGCATCTGGTATCGCAATTTCTTCGGCTCGCAGAGCTATCTCGTCGCGCCGTATTCGGAAGCGCTGCACTACCTGCCGTCGTATCTGCAGCAGCTCGAGATGGAGAGCAACGGCAAGTCGGCGCGCCTGGACGGCACCTTCGTCGACTACCCGACGTCGGCCGTCACGTGGGGCGAGCCGGGCACCAACGGCCAGCACGCGTTCTTCCAGATGCTGCATCAGGGCCCGACGATCGTGCCGATCGACTTCATCGCGGTGCTGACGCCCGAGCATCCGCTCGCGAGCCATCATCCGAAGCTGCTCGCGAACTGCTTCGCGCAGAGCGAAGCGCTGATGCTCGGCCGCACGCTCGACGAAGCGCGCAAGATCGCCGGCCCCGGCGAGGAAGCGCTCGCGCCGCATCTGACGTTCCCCGGCAACCGGCCGACGACGACGCTGCTGGTCGACGCGCTGACGCCGCGCACGCTCGGCGCGCTGATCGCGCTGTACGAGCACAAGGTGCTCGTACAGGCGACGGTGTGGGATATCAATCCGTTCGATCAATGGGGCGTCGAGCTCGGCAAGATCCTCGGCAAGGTGGTCGAAGCC
- the purL gene encoding phosphoribosylformylglycinamidine synthase, with protein sequence MAHFSCFPGASALSDFRQTRLLDTLRQIDANIVAVRGQFLHFVNASEPLSADDSARIDALMHYGAPFEPAAEKGTTETFVVLPRFGTVSPWASKATDIAQHCGLVQVRRIERGVEFTVTLKSGLLGGKKALSDDARAAVAAALHDRMTESVVAARDDARHLFDELPAKPLATVDVLGAGRAALERANAELGLALADDEIDYLVDAFRKLERNPTDVELMMFAQANSEHCRHKIFNAQWTIDGEAQDMSLFAMIRNTEKLSPQGTIVAYSDNSSIMVGAEAERWFPRGAGAAGEPGERYGRHTELTHTLMKVETHNHPTAISPFPGAATGAGGEIRDEGATGRGARPKAGLTGFTVSNLDLPDARQPWENARDAAQPVGERNPNEQHGPYGRPDRIASPLQIMIDGPLGGAAFNNEFGRPNLGGYFRVYEQNVGGTVRGYHKPIMIAGGLGNIADQHTHKHDVPAGSLLIQIGGPGMRIGMGGGAASSMATGANTAELDFDSVQRGNPEIERRAQEVINGCWQLGAENPILSIHDVGAGGLSNAFPEIVDGAGKGARFELRKVALEESGLSPREIWSNEAQERYVLAIAPADLPRFEAICARERCPFAVVGVATDERQLQLVDAEATGADEYPVDMPMEVLLGKPPRMHRDVARVATERAPVDVTGISLAQVALDVLKHPTVGSKSFLITIGDRSVGGTSVRDQMVGPWQVPVADCAITALDYAGFKGEAMTMAERTPLAVIDAPASGRMAVGEAITNIASAPIASLDKLKLSANWMAACGTAGEDAALFDTVKAIGMELCPALGIGIPVGKDSLSMKTKWDEQGVAKEVVSPVSLIISAFAPVEDVRRHLTPQLRRVADAGDSVLIAIDLGRGKNRMGASIFAQVTQQVGDTTPDVDDPEDLKRFFNAIQSLNAQGKLLAYHDRSDGGLWATVCEMAFAGHAGVSLNVDMLTLDPDHESDYGDAKDWAKQTSGRRDDRTLRALFSEELGAVVQVRASERDAVLGALREFGLSACSHVIGTVNDRDVIEVYRDAKKIFDAPRVELHRAWSEVSWRIARLRDNPACADAEHDALLDAADPGISPVLTFDPADDIAAPFIATGARPRVAILREQGVNSHLETAYAFDRAGFDAHDVHMSDLLAGRATLADFAGAVACGGFSYGDVLGAGEGWAKTIRFNTQLADMFSAFFARPDTFALGICNGCQMLSSIASMIPGAQAWPKFTRNKSEKFEARFSFVEVEKSPSIFFAGMEGSRIPVAVAHGEGYADFSQQGDIDRVAVAMRYVDHRGEATERYPFNPNGSPAGITSVTTADGRFSVLMPHMERVHRTVTMSWHPEGWGEASPWLRVFRNARRWIG encoded by the coding sequence ATGGCTCACTTCTCGTGTTTTCCCGGCGCTTCGGCCCTCTCCGATTTCCGTCAAACCCGTCTGCTCGACACGCTCAGGCAGATCGACGCCAACATCGTCGCCGTGCGCGGCCAGTTCCTGCACTTCGTCAATGCGTCCGAGCCGCTGTCGGCCGACGACAGCGCGCGCATCGACGCGCTGATGCACTACGGCGCGCCGTTCGAGCCGGCGGCCGAGAAGGGCACGACGGAGACCTTCGTCGTGCTGCCGCGCTTCGGCACGGTTTCGCCGTGGGCCAGCAAGGCGACCGACATCGCGCAGCACTGCGGCCTCGTGCAGGTGCGCCGCATCGAGCGCGGCGTCGAATTCACGGTGACGCTGAAGTCGGGCCTGCTCGGCGGCAAGAAGGCGCTGTCCGACGACGCGCGTGCGGCCGTCGCCGCGGCGCTGCATGACCGGATGACCGAGAGCGTGGTCGCCGCGCGCGACGACGCGCGGCATCTGTTCGACGAACTGCCGGCCAAGCCGCTCGCGACCGTCGACGTGCTGGGCGCCGGCCGCGCGGCGCTCGAGCGGGCGAACGCCGAGCTGGGCCTCGCGCTCGCCGACGACGAGATCGACTACCTGGTCGACGCGTTCCGCAAGCTCGAGCGCAACCCGACCGACGTCGAGCTGATGATGTTCGCGCAGGCGAACAGCGAGCACTGCCGTCACAAGATCTTCAACGCGCAGTGGACCATCGACGGCGAAGCGCAGGACATGTCGCTGTTCGCGATGATCCGCAACACCGAGAAGCTGAGCCCGCAGGGCACGATCGTCGCGTATTCGGACAACTCGTCGATCATGGTCGGCGCCGAAGCGGAGCGCTGGTTCCCGCGCGGCGCGGGCGCGGCCGGCGAGCCGGGCGAACGGTATGGCCGCCATACCGAGCTCACGCACACGCTGATGAAGGTCGAGACGCACAACCATCCGACGGCGATCTCGCCGTTCCCCGGCGCGGCGACCGGCGCGGGCGGCGAGATCCGCGACGAAGGCGCGACCGGCCGCGGCGCGCGGCCGAAGGCCGGGCTCACCGGCTTCACGGTGTCGAACCTCGATCTGCCCGACGCACGCCAGCCGTGGGAAAACGCCCGCGATGCGGCGCAGCCGGTCGGCGAGCGCAACCCGAACGAGCAGCACGGCCCGTACGGTCGTCCGGACCGGATCGCGTCGCCGCTGCAGATCATGATCGACGGCCCGCTCGGCGGCGCCGCGTTCAACAACGAGTTCGGCCGTCCGAACCTCGGCGGCTACTTCCGCGTGTACGAGCAGAACGTCGGCGGCACGGTGCGCGGCTATCACAAGCCGATCATGATCGCGGGCGGCCTCGGCAACATCGCCGATCAACACACGCACAAGCACGACGTGCCGGCGGGTTCGCTGCTGATCCAGATCGGCGGCCCCGGCATGCGCATCGGCATGGGCGGCGGCGCGGCGAGCTCGATGGCGACCGGCGCGAACACCGCCGAACTCGACTTCGACTCGGTGCAGCGCGGCAACCCGGAAATCGAGCGGCGCGCGCAGGAAGTCATCAACGGCTGCTGGCAGCTCGGCGCGGAAAACCCGATCCTGAGCATTCACGACGTCGGCGCGGGCGGCCTGTCGAACGCGTTCCCCGAGATCGTCGACGGCGCGGGCAAGGGCGCGCGCTTCGAGCTGCGCAAGGTCGCGCTCGAGGAGTCGGGCCTGTCGCCGCGCGAGATCTGGTCGAACGAAGCGCAGGAGCGCTACGTGCTGGCCATCGCGCCGGCCGACCTGCCGCGCTTCGAGGCGATCTGCGCGCGTGAGCGTTGCCCGTTCGCCGTGGTCGGCGTCGCGACCGACGAGCGCCAGCTGCAGCTGGTCGACGCCGAAGCGACGGGTGCCGACGAATATCCGGTCGACATGCCGATGGAAGTGCTGCTCGGCAAGCCGCCGCGCATGCATCGCGACGTCGCGCGCGTCGCGACCGAGCGTGCGCCGGTCGACGTGACGGGCATCTCGCTCGCGCAGGTCGCGCTCGACGTGCTCAAGCATCCGACGGTCGGCAGCAAGTCGTTCCTGATCACGATCGGCGACCGCTCGGTGGGCGGCACGTCGGTGCGCGACCAGATGGTCGGGCCGTGGCAGGTTCCGGTGGCCGACTGCGCGATCACCGCGCTCGACTACGCGGGCTTCAAGGGCGAGGCGATGACGATGGCCGAGCGCACGCCGCTCGCGGTGATCGACGCGCCGGCGTCGGGCCGCATGGCGGTCGGCGAGGCGATCACGAACATCGCGAGCGCGCCGATCGCGTCGCTCGACAAGCTGAAGCTGTCGGCGAACTGGATGGCCGCGTGCGGCACGGCCGGCGAGGATGCCGCGCTGTTCGACACGGTGAAGGCGATCGGCATGGAGCTGTGCCCGGCGCTCGGGATCGGCATCCCGGTCGGCAAGGACTCGCTGTCGATGAAGACGAAGTGGGACGAGCAGGGCGTCGCGAAGGAAGTGGTGTCGCCGGTGTCGCTGATCATCTCCGCGTTCGCGCCGGTCGAGGACGTGCGCCGCCACCTGACGCCGCAACTGCGCCGCGTCGCCGACGCGGGCGACAGCGTGCTGATCGCGATTGATCTGGGCCGCGGCAAGAACCGGATGGGCGCGAGCATCTTCGCGCAGGTCACGCAGCAGGTCGGCGACACGACGCCCGACGTCGACGATCCGGAAGACCTGAAGCGCTTCTTCAACGCGATCCAGTCGCTCAACGCGCAAGGCAAGCTGCTCGCCTACCACGACCGCTCGGACGGCGGCCTGTGGGCGACCGTCTGCGAAATGGCGTTCGCGGGTCACGCCGGCGTGTCGCTGAACGTCGACATGCTGACGCTCGATCCCGACCACGAATCCGACTATGGCGACGCGAAGGACTGGGCGAAGCAGACGAGCGGCCGCCGCGACGACCGCACGCTGCGCGCGCTGTTCTCCGAAGAGCTCGGCGCCGTCGTGCAGGTGCGTGCGAGCGAGCGCGACGCGGTGCTCGGCGCGCTGCGCGAATTCGGCCTGTCGGCATGCTCGCACGTGATCGGCACGGTCAACGATCGCGACGTGATCGAGGTGTACCGCGACGCGAAGAAGATCTTCGACGCACCGCGCGTGGAACTGCATCGCGCGTGGAGCGAAGTGAGCTGGCGCATCGCGCGCCTGCGCGACAACCCCGCGTGCGCCGATGCCGAACACGACGCGCTGCTCGATGCGGCCGACCCGGGCATCTCGCCGGTCCTCACGTTCGATCCGGCCGACGACATCGCCGCGCCGTTCATCGCGACGGGCGCGCGCCCGCGCGTGGCGATCCTGCGCGAGCAGGGCGTGAACTCGCACCTCGAAACCGCGTATGCGTTCGACCGCGCGGGCTTCGATGCGCACGACGTGCACATGAGCGACCTGCTCGCCGGCCGTGCGACGCTCGCCGATTTCGCGGGCGCGGTCGCGTGCGGCGGCTTCTCGTACGGCGACGTGCTGGGCGCCGGCGAAGGCTGGGCCAAGACGATCCGCTTCAACACGCAGCTCGCCGACATGTTCTCGGCGTTCTTCGCGCGCCCCGACACGTTCGCGCTGGGCATCTGCAACGGCTGCCAGATGCTGTCGAGCATCGCGTCGATGATCCCGGGCGCGCAAGCGTGGCCGAAGTTCACGCGCAACAAGTCCGAGAAGTTCGAGGCGCGTTTCTCGTTCGTCGAAGTCGAGAAGTCGCCGTCGATCTTCTTCGCGGGGATGGAAGGCTCGCGCATTCCGGTCGCGGTCGCGCACGGCGAAGGCTATGCCGACTTCTCGCAGCAGGGCGACATCGACCGCGTCGCGGTCGCGATGCGCTACGTCGACCATCGCGGCGAGGCGACCGAGCGCTATCCGTTCAACCCGAACGGGTCGCCGGCCGGCATCACGTCGGTCACGACGGCCGACGGCCGCTTCTCGGTGCTGATGCCGCACATGGAGCGCGTGCACCGCACGGTCACGATGAGCTGGCACCCGGAAGGCTGGGGCGAAGCGAGCCCGTGGCTGCGCGTGTTCCGTAACGCGCGCCGCTGGATCGGCTGA
- a CDS encoding peptidylprolyl isomerase, with protein sequence MILKSPRLWVAAAAFAAAPAFAQNIAVVNGTPIPKSRVDAMVAQLVQQGQADSPQLQQAVRQELVNREILMQEAIREGIPNRPDVKAQIAVAQQTVVLRSMIENFLKKNQPTDAEVKARYDDLVKGAGGNREYHLHHILVDNEQQAKDLIAKIKAGAKFEDLAKQYSKDPGSGKNGGDLDWSDPKAYVPEFAAAAQKLQKGQMTDQPVKTQFGWHIIRVDDVRDVAPPPFDQVKAQIAQQIVQQKLQAFEEGLRQQAKIQ encoded by the coding sequence ATGATCCTGAAATCCCCCCGCCTGTGGGTCGCGGCGGCTGCTTTTGCAGCGGCACCGGCATTCGCCCAGAACATCGCCGTCGTCAATGGCACGCCGATTCCGAAGTCGCGCGTCGATGCGATGGTCGCGCAGCTCGTCCAGCAAGGCCAGGCCGATAGCCCGCAACTTCAGCAAGCCGTGCGCCAGGAACTCGTGAACCGCGAAATCCTGATGCAGGAAGCGATTCGCGAAGGCATCCCGAACCGTCCCGACGTGAAGGCGCAAATCGCCGTCGCGCAGCAGACGGTCGTGCTGCGCTCGATGATCGAAAACTTCCTGAAGAAGAACCAGCCGACCGACGCCGAAGTGAAGGCGCGCTACGACGATCTGGTCAAGGGCGCGGGCGGCAACCGCGAGTACCACCTGCACCACATCCTCGTCGACAACGAGCAGCAGGCGAAGGACCTGATCGCGAAGATCAAGGCCGGCGCGAAGTTCGAGGATCTGGCGAAGCAGTATTCGAAGGATCCGGGTTCGGGCAAGAACGGCGGCGATCTCGACTGGTCCGATCCGAAGGCGTACGTGCCGGAATTCGCGGCCGCCGCGCAGAAGCTGCAGAAAGGCCAGATGACCGATCAGCCGGTGAAGACGCAGTTCGGCTGGCACATCATCCGTGTCGACGACGTCCGCGACGTCGCGCCGCCGCCGTTCGATCAGGTGAAGGCGCAGATCGCACAGCAGATCGTGCAGCAGAAGCTGCAGGCGTTCGAGGAAGGTCTGCGTCAGCAGGCGAAGATCCAGTAA
- a CDS encoding BolA family protein — translation MTDAFLNASPDARIALIEARLSASLAPLSLAVRDDSAQHAGHAGASAGGHYTVTIVSAAFAGKSRVARHRLVYDALADAMQRGIHALAIVAYTPEEFNESSI, via the coding sequence ATGACCGACGCCTTTCTGAACGCGTCGCCCGACGCACGCATCGCGCTGATCGAAGCCCGCCTGAGCGCCTCGCTCGCGCCGCTGTCGCTCGCGGTGCGCGACGACAGCGCGCAGCACGCGGGCCACGCGGGCGCGTCCGCCGGCGGCCATTACACGGTCACGATCGTGTCCGCCGCATTCGCCGGCAAGTCGCGCGTCGCGCGGCACCGGCTGGTGTATGATGCGCTCGCTGATGCGATGCAGCGCGGCATTCACGCGCTCGCAATCGTGGCTTACACGCCCGAAGAATTCAACGAATCTTCAATCTAG
- a CDS encoding FAD-dependent oxidoreductase: protein MDVIVIGGGISGVATAYQLRAAGHRVCVVERHATVAQGATYGDGGTLLPSPLDVWFGPTFMRQRQPRDTGILYKPGFNGGVRRFVKQLAALREPDAFAAQYGRLRPLIDAARDTVADIEARLQLEYEQKSGVLHVVRDARDWDALQPALDLLRTLDQPYRVLDADACAALEPSVPAEPSFAGGVLFETERTGNCPLFAKLVKQALDEHGVQFRFGAEVAAIRADAGRAAVELAPADGRHAANAREVDVISADAVVVAAGAGSLPLLARLGWRLPLHPVRVHTLTAPVAYEEHAPHLCVVDAIKRISITRTQQRLRVGGGAVLQSSADTAKPLPEPLSEAALALLGQAVHDWVPGAARISAALSWQGTQLLSPDGLPVVGPTAHPRVFVNFGHGPAGWALACGSAKVVTDYLGGAAQQWPADTLTALGAARFTT, encoded by the coding sequence ATGGATGTCATCGTCATCGGCGGCGGAATCAGCGGCGTCGCCACCGCCTACCAGCTGCGTGCGGCCGGCCATCGCGTGTGTGTGGTCGAACGTCACGCGACCGTCGCGCAGGGCGCCACCTACGGCGACGGCGGCACGCTGCTGCCGAGCCCGCTCGACGTCTGGTTCGGCCCGACCTTCATGCGCCAGCGCCAGCCGCGCGACACCGGCATCCTGTACAAGCCCGGCTTCAACGGCGGCGTGCGCCGCTTCGTCAAGCAGCTCGCGGCGCTGCGCGAGCCCGACGCGTTCGCCGCGCAGTACGGGCGGCTGCGTCCGCTGATCGACGCGGCGCGCGACACCGTCGCCGACATCGAGGCGCGCCTGCAGCTCGAATACGAACAGAAATCGGGCGTGCTGCACGTCGTGCGCGACGCGCGCGACTGGGACGCGCTGCAGCCCGCGCTCGACCTGCTGCGCACGCTCGACCAGCCATACCGCGTGCTCGACGCCGACGCCTGCGCGGCGCTCGAGCCGTCGGTGCCGGCCGAGCCGAGCTTCGCGGGCGGCGTGCTGTTCGAGACCGAGCGCACCGGGAATTGCCCGCTGTTCGCGAAACTGGTCAAGCAGGCGCTCGACGAGCACGGCGTGCAGTTCCGCTTCGGCGCGGAAGTTGCCGCGATCCGCGCCGACGCCGGGCGTGCCGCGGTCGAGCTCGCGCCGGCCGACGGCCGGCATGCGGCCAACGCGCGCGAGGTCGACGTGATTTCGGCCGACGCAGTCGTGGTCGCCGCCGGCGCCGGCAGCCTGCCGTTGCTGGCGCGCCTCGGCTGGCGGCTGCCGCTGCATCCGGTGCGCGTCCATACGCTGACCGCGCCGGTCGCATACGAAGAACATGCGCCGCACCTGTGCGTCGTCGACGCGATCAAGCGGATCTCGATCACGCGCACGCAGCAGCGGCTGCGCGTGGGCGGCGGCGCCGTGCTGCAAAGCAGCGCCGACACCGCGAAACCGCTGCCGGAGCCGCTGTCGGAAGCCGCGCTCGCCCTGCTCGGCCAGGCCGTTCACGACTGGGTGCCGGGCGCCGCGCGTATCTCGGCCGCGCTGTCGTGGCAAGGCACCCAGCTGCTGTCGCCGGACGGCCTGCCGGTCGTCGGTCCGACCGCGCATCCGCGCGTATTCGTCAACTTCGGGCACGGCCCGGCCGGTTGGGCGCTCGCGTGCGGCTCTGCTAAAGTGGTGACCGACTATCTGGGCGGCGCCGCGCAGCAATGGCCCGCCGACACGCTCACGGCGCTCGGCGCCGCACGCTTCACGACCTGA